The genomic stretch GCGAGGTTGATGACGAATCGAAGCTCCTGTGTGAACGCACCTACGAGGCCATGATGCGCGGGATCAAGGCCGTCAAACCTGGGCGGGCGATCAACGTCATCGGCCGGGTGATCGAATCGTATGCGAAGCGTTTCGACTACGGTGTGGTGGAAGATTTCACGGGCCACGGGGTTGGCGAGGCCTTCCACTCCGGATTGATCATTCCTCATTACGACGCCGCTCCCCGATATGGTGATCTCATCGAAGTGGGCATGGTGTTCACAATCGAGCCAATGCTGACCTTGGGTGAGATTGATTGGTGGCAGTGGGACGACGACTGGACCGTCCTGACCAAAGATCGCGGCCGTACCGCCCAGTGGGAGCACACGCTCGTCGTCACCGAGGACGGAGCAGAAATCTTAACGTTGCCCACCGAGGGTAAGACGAGCCCTATCATTCCTTAAAACGGCATAGTTTCGCCGCGAAAGGGCGGTCTAGTGAAGAAGAAGTATCGCAAAGTTGCCATCGGTGTTGACGTTGGTGGTTCGGGGATCAAGGGCGCACCGGTTGACCTAAAGACCGGCCAGTTTCTCGATGAGCGCTACCGCGTACCCACTCCCGAGGGCGCCTCGCCGAAGGCAATCGCTAAGATCATTCGTGACATCGTCGATCATTTTGAGCTGCCGAGCGAGCTGCCCGTGGGGGTGTCCTTTCCGGCGCCGATCGTGCGCGGGTCGATTCCGTTCATGGCCAACTTGTCAAAAGAGTGGGAGGGCTTGTTCCCCGCGCGCGTGATATCGCGCCAACTCAAGCGCCCCGTCGCTGTCATGAACGACGCCGATGCCGCAGGTTACGCCGAAGTGCATTACGGGGCTGCGAACGGGCACCACGGTACGATCATCATGCTCACGCTCGGTACGGGGATTGGTTCGGCCGTCGTCTCAAACGGAGTGCTGGTGCCCAATACGGAACTCGGTCACCTCGTGTTGGCGAGCGGGACGGAAGCTGAGAAGTACGCGTCGTCGGCCGTGTTCGAGCGCGAGGGCCTGAGCTACGAAGAATGGGCGGGACGGCTCCAGGAAATATTCAGCTATATCGAGATGCTCTTCTCCCCCGATCTGTTCATCGTTGGCGGCGGCATCTCGAAGAAGCACAAAAAGTTCTTACCGCTCATCACCACGAATGCGCCAATCGTACCTGCTGATCTGCTCAACTCGGCAGGAATCGTCGGCTCGGCGCTGTTTGCACACCAGACCCTGTCCAGTTAACGCGATCAGAGGCAGAAAAGGGGCTCGCATCACGCGAGCCCCTGGCAGTCAGCCTGTACGCCGGGTTCTGTACCGCCAAGGCGGTGGCGACCATCTATCTAGACCCGTCGTTACCGGCGGGTTCAAGCAACCAACCCGCGCGCGAGCGGGACACTCATAGCGCGCTGCTCGGTCTTGCTCCCGGTGGGGTTTACCGTGCCGGCCTAGTTACCTAGCCCGCGGTGAGCTCTTACCTCACCCTTTCACCCTTACCTTCACATCCAGCCACAAGGGCAGATGCGAGGGCGGTTTGCTTTCTGTTGCACTTTCCTGCGGATCACTCCGAGTGGGCGTTACCCACCACCGTTTCCCTGTGGAGCCCGGACGTTCCTCGTGCGTGCACGCGGCCGCCCAGCCAACTGCGAAAGATTATTGTACTCGACGTTAGGATGGGACACATGCTTATTCTTCTTCCGCCTTCGGCTGGCAAGACGAGCCCACCAGACGGCCCTGCGCTCGATCTCGATACTCTTGCCGCACCCGAGCACAATCCGTTACGCGAGCAGATCATCGGCGAACTGCAGCAGGTATCGGCTAGCCCGCAGGCGCTGAAGGTTCTTGGCGTTGGTCCGTCCATCGAGCCCGAGGTCCGAGCCCAGATCGACTTTTACGAGTTGCCGTGCGCGCCAGCACACGAGATCTATACGGGCGTACTGTTTGACGCCGCCCAGTTCGGCAAACTAAGTGCCAGCGAGCTCGCCCGCGCCGACGACGTCGTGCGCATCTTCTCCGCCGTGTTCGGCTACACCCGCCCGTCCGATCTCATACCGAATTACCGGCTGTCCATGAACACCGCCTTACCGAACCTTGGGAAAGTGGGCACGGCGTGGAAGAAGGAACTGCGCGGCACTGGTGCCCAACACAACGGTTTGGTGGTTGACTGCCGGTCGGCCGAATATCAGGTGTGGTTCCCGCCGTCGGATGCCGACTACGTCGTCGTTGGTGCGGCGCGAATCAAGAACGAGAAGCGGAGCGTCGTCTCGCACATGGCCAAACACTACCGCGGGCTGCTTGCCGGAGCTTTGGTACGCGAGCCGAACCCGCCCGCGGATGCCGGAGAGCTCGCCGAATTCGCGCACTCGCTAATTGATTCCGGAGAGATCACGGGCGTGGAGCTGAGCCCTGCTGAAGGGCGCAAACCGGCGCGGCTTACGTTGGTCGAACACGTCGATTAGTCCACCGAGAGGTCTCCGCCTAGCGGGCTTAAACGTCGGTAAGCACGACGATGCACTGGTAGTCGTCGGAGATGTGGATGTTATCCGGATCAGCGTTCTTGATGTAATTGACTTCGATTGGCGACAGTTGCACGCCACCGGAGGTTCGCCCGCTCGGGTGAAGTGCGATCACGGACAGTCCCCCGCGTGCCACGGCTCGCTCGTATTCCTTCTTAAGCGGTTCAGCAAGCGGCTCGTACAGCGCATCGCGTTGGGCGCGAATATCTGCGGCGTCGCGCTCGATCTGCTCGATCTCGGCTTCGAGCTCAGCACGGCCTGCCACGATAGCGCCATTGAGTTGGCTCTGTTCTTCGCTCAGGCGCGTGATTTCGGCTTCCCAGTGTTCGACCTGTTCGAGTGCGGCGAACTCGGCGTCGAAGGCTTCATCGAGCATCTGCTCGTTCGTGTCAATTTCTGATTGCAGGGTCATGAGTTCGCGTGAATCCATCCCGATACCCGCGTTGAGCCGGTCTTTCTTTTCTTTCACGACGCCGGACAGCTCAGCTGACTTTGCTGCTGCCTTCTCGTAGGCTTGCTCGGCCTGTGCAAATGCCTCGCGTGCTTGTGTGACGTCCAGTGCTTTCGCTGCAACCTCATTCATGAGCGCGCCAACCTGCCCGCGCAGCGGATGATTCTCGTTCTCTGAGCGGAGCCTGGCCAACTGTGCGTCCAGTTCTGCCACGTCGAGTAGTTGCAGTTGATCTTCGCGAGGTGCACGTGCCATTGTCTTAAATTCTTTCTACCCACGGATCGGTGACGATTGTTGAAATATACGCGTCCAGGCCGAGGTCGCCGGCGACGGCGTCGCGCAGTTTCGGCAGCACCGGCCATTCGGAAGCAAAATGCGTGGCTCCGATGAGCGCGCACCCGCCTGCCCACAAGTGATCGGTGGCTGGATGGTGGCGCAGGTCGGCGGTGATGTAGACGTCCGCTCCGGCCGCGTTGGCCGCCGCGAGGAACGAATCACCCGAACCAGGTGAGACGGCCACAGTTTTGACGATCTTGTGCGGATCGCCGCCAATCGTAATCCCGGCGGGCGTTTCTGGAATCATCGCTTTCAGCCGATGGGCGAGCTCGCGCACCGTCATCGTCATCTCCAACTCGCCCACGCGTCCCAGACCAAGCGTAGGGTCGGAGTCGTTCGGTGCGATCGGCCGAGTGTTGCGGAGCTTGAGTAATTCCGCGAGCGCAACAGCCGAGCCGTTCGCTGCCGAATCGGCGTTGGTATGCGCAGCAAAGAGTGCTACCCCGCCGCGGATGAGCTTGTGTACCCAGGAGCCTTTCGGCGTGTCGGCAGCGACCGTGGATGTTCCGCGCAGGTACAGCGGGTGGTGGGTGATCAGCATCTGTGCTCCGCGTTCGATTGCCTCATCGACGACGGCGGCACACGGATCTACGGCAAAGCCCACTGTGGTTACCTCGTCGGCTGGATCACCGGCCACAAGCCCTACGCGATCCCAGTCTTCCGCCAGCGACGGCGGAAAATGCGTATTCATGACGGCCACAACATCAGCTACAGTGCTCATGGTCATAACCCTACCCGAGCAAACTCGCTCGCGACGTGCGAACGTCGGCGTGGGTTTAGAGTAAGACCGTGAACGGACTCCTTGTTGGACTTGGCGGCGCGCTCGGCGCGGGCGCTCGCTACTTGCTGACGGTCGGCGCTGCGCACCCGCCCGTCGTCACGCTCCTTATTAACGTGTTCGGCGCGTTGGCGCTCGGATTTATTACTGATGTCTTACCTGAACGGGCCCGGCTCTTTGTGGGGACGGGCGTCCTCGGCGGATTCACCACCTATAGTGCACTGGCCGTTGACACGGTGCAGATGCTGAACGAATCGGTACTGCTGGGTTTCGCCTACGCCGTATTCACAGTTATTGCCGGTATTGCCGCTGCCCTATTAGGCCGCCTCGTAGCGCAGCTGATACGGGGTGGTCACTGATGGTAGAGCTACTGGCAGTCGCTATTGGCGGCGGGTTTGGTGCTGCCGCGCGCTACGGCGTCGACTCTCATATTCCCAAGCCTTGGGGAACGGTGGCCGTCAACTTTGCCGGATCCTTCCTGCTCGGGCTGCTCGTCGGCGTGCTGCGCGGCAGTGATGCGTTCAGCGGCGGCGGAACGCTGAGCGACGGCGGCAAGTTCTTTTACGCGCTTGCAGGAACCGGGTTCTGCGGTGGTTTCACCACGTTTTCAACTGCCGCAGTGCAGTCCATCGACATTGGAGTCACCGACGATTCGCTGAACGGAGGAACCTACGCGCTCATCATGCTCGGCGGCTCGGTAGCCTGCGCGGGGCTTGGCATGGCACTGGGCGTGTTGCTTGCACGATAATGGACGAGCACCACGGCCGAACGCGGAGGCACGTGCAACGTGCCCGACTCCGCCTCCCACCGGGTGGTAAGCAACACCGGGTCTGCACCCGGGCGATTCGTGTGCACCGGTGAGAGCGTCAGGTCCACCCCTGCCATATCTTCGATCTGCTGCGAGAGCACATGCGGCGCCGCATTGATTGCGACGAGCAGGCCGGCCTGCACCGGATCAACCGGCGTGCCGACCGTGTCATCAACTCTCATGATGATGAGCCCGGCCTGCTGGTCTGGACCCGCGCCCGGGAACGACACCTTCTCGCAGATCGCATCCGCATCACCCAACGTGAGCAGGCGGTGGGCTCGGCGCAGCCTGAGCAAGTCCAGCGCCTGAGCGCGCGCCGTCGCAATATCCTGCGCGCTTGCCACGTTCGCCGGATTGTTCAAGTACGGGGCCATTGCCGCCCACTGTGACTCGTTATCGGGCGCGGGTGGCAAGCCGACACCAAAGTTGTGCGTGCGGCCAGAAAGATCCAGGCGGTTGAAGTGATCGCCAGAGTTATAGGAGTTCCGGTCTAGCGATTTCGAACGCAACAATTCGGTTCCCGCATGCCAAAACGCCGGCGACTGGCCGAGCATCACTGTCGCGAGCGCCACCGTATTCATCCGAATTCGGGTTGCCATCGGGGTATCCGCGGGAAGTTTCCACACGCCGATGTCGAACAGGGTTTCGTTGTCGTGGGCATCTACGTAGTTCACGGTTTCGTCTGGGCGGCTGGCATAACCTGCTGGGCTGCCCCGGAAGTCGAATTCAGCGCCAGACTTGTGCTGTCCATCGCTGGCTAGGAATCGGTAGTGCCCCAGGTTGCCTGCCATCGAGAGCCGGATGAGATCCTGGTGATAGCGCAGCGCCGCCAGTTCGGCATCGTCGGCGGCGTTGAGCGCGTTCGGGGCAGTGTATTGGCCTGTTGCGAAACCTTGGCGGGCAGACTTGTCGTGATCGAAGGGTGCCCCGCCCACGACGGCGTCACGCAACCTATCGTTAAAGGTTCCGATGCCCGTTCCGTCCAGCTGCCCTTGGGTGGCCTGTGTGAAGCGCAGGTTGTGCTGGACGTCGTCGCCGAAATTCCAGCCCTCGCCGTAGATATAGATGGCCGAACCGTCCACGCCGTCGGCCTCTAACGTCAACTCGTTGAGAGCCGCACGAACGGCGTCCATGTTCGCTCGAGAATGGTGCCCCATGAGGTCGAAGCGGAAGCCGTCAACCCGGTAGTGCCGCGCCCACGTGACCACCGAATCGACCATGAGCTTTTCAGCCATCACGTGCTCGGTGGCCACGTTCGGGCAGCACGTGGAGGTGGCTACCGCACCCTGCGGGGTGAGGCGGTGATAGTAGCCGGGCACAATCCGATCAAGCACCGATTTTTCGCCCTGCCCCGAACACGCCGTGTGGTTAAACACCTGATCGAGAACCACTTGAAAACCCATCGCATGCAAGGCGCCTACCATCTGGCGGAACGCGTAGGTGCGTGCTCCCCCGGTCTGATTGCCGTCCGAAGCGTACGAACCTTCTGGCGTGGTGAAGTGATACGGGTCGTAGCCCCAGTTGTAGGCGTCCCGATCGGCGGTGGCCATCACCGCTGCCTGCTGCTTCGCCGACGCCGGGCCCGCTTGCGGAATAAC from Trueperella bialowiezensis encodes the following:
- a CDS encoding YaaA family protein → MLILLPPSAGKTSPPDGPALDLDTLAAPEHNPLREQIIGELQQVSASPQALKVLGVGPSIEPEVRAQIDFYELPCAPAHEIYTGVLFDAAQFGKLSASELARADDVVRIFSAVFGYTRPSDLIPNYRLSMNTALPNLGKVGTAWKKELRGTGAQHNGLVVDCRSAEYQVWFPPSDADYVVVGAARIKNEKRSVVSHMAKHYRGLLAGALVREPNPPADAGELAEFAHSLIDSGEITGVELSPAEGRKPARLTLVEHVD
- a CDS encoding Nif3-like dinuclear metal center hexameric protein produces the protein MSTVADVVAVMNTHFPPSLAEDWDRVGLVAGDPADEVTTVGFAVDPCAAVVDEAIERGAQMLITHHPLYLRGTSTVAADTPKGSWVHKLIRGGVALFAAHTNADSAANGSAVALAELLKLRNTRPIAPNDSDPTLGLGRVGELEMTMTVRELAHRLKAMIPETPAGITIGGDPHKIVKTVAVSPGSGDSFLAAANAAGADVYITADLRHHPATDHLWAGGCALIGATHFASEWPVLPKLRDAVAGDLGLDAYISTIVTDPWVERI
- the pulA gene encoding pullulanase-type alpha-1,6-glucosidase, with the translated sequence MPGLDQAAAHWIDEATIAWPSYMVDRPEQYSFELWVGAHKSADLTYTPARLGAAQLENRRHLKDYLSLRVIMERSEIEKALKSDLIVAARDASGQIAAATHMQIPGVLDSLYAGSARERVFGVTFRNGIPTFRLWAPTARKVRLQLFSDDLGANPPTRSGEHASKGAHTPVLIDMERADDGTWETVGAAEWMGCAYRYEVEVYVPQTGKVERNVVTDPYSVGLSVNSTHSIVLDLNDPHYMPDMWLNAAAPTIDNPCERTIYELHICDFSMSDETVPHHLRGTYQAFALDNTNGVRHLRELAAAGMNTIHLLPSFDIATIEERRDRQAEPVIPQAGPASAKQQAAVMATADRDAYNWGYDPYHFTTPEGSYASDGNQTGGARTYAFRQMVGALHAMGFQVVLDQVFNHTACSGQGEKSVLDRIVPGYYHRLTPQGAVATSTCCPNVATEHVMAEKLMVDSVVTWARHYRVDGFRFDLMGHHSRANMDAVRAALNELTLEADGVDGSAIYIYGEGWNFGDDVQHNLRFTQATQGQLDGTGIGTFNDRLRDAVVGGAPFDHDKSARQGFATGQYTAPNALNAADDAELAALRYHQDLIRLSMAGNLGHYRFLASDGQHKSGAEFDFRGSPAGYASRPDETVNYVDAHDNETLFDIGVWKLPADTPMATRIRMNTVALATVMLGQSPAFWHAGTELLRSKSLDRNSYNSGDHFNRLDLSGRTHNFGVGLPPAPDNESQWAAMAPYLNNPANVASAQDIATARAQALDLLRLRRAHRLLTLGDADAICEKVSFPGAGPDQQAGLIIMRVDDTVGTPVDPVQAGLLVAINAAPHVLSQQIEDMAGVDLTLSPVHTNRPGADPVLLTTRWEAESGTLHVPPRSAVVLVHYRASNTPSAMPSPAQATEPPSMMSA
- a CDS encoding zinc ribbon domain-containing protein; the encoded protein is MARAPREDQLQLLDVAELDAQLARLRSENENHPLRGQVGALMNEVAAKALDVTQAREAFAQAEQAYEKAAAKSAELSGVVKEKKDRLNAGIGMDSRELMTLQSEIDTNEQMLDEAFDAEFAALEQVEHWEAEITRLSEEQSQLNGAIVAGRAELEAEIEQIERDAADIRAQRDALYEPLAEPLKKEYERAVARGGLSVIALHPSGRTSGGVQLSPIEVNYIKNADPDNIHISDDYQCIVVLTDV
- a CDS encoding fluoride efflux transporter FluC, producing the protein MVELLAVAIGGGFGAAARYGVDSHIPKPWGTVAVNFAGSFLLGLLVGVLRGSDAFSGGGTLSDGGKFFYALAGTGFCGGFTTFSTAAVQSIDIGVTDDSLNGGTYALIMLGGSVACAGLGMALGVLLAR
- the ppgK gene encoding polyphosphate--glucose phosphotransferase; amino-acid sequence: MKKKYRKVAIGVDVGGSGIKGAPVDLKTGQFLDERYRVPTPEGASPKAIAKIIRDIVDHFELPSELPVGVSFPAPIVRGSIPFMANLSKEWEGLFPARVISRQLKRPVAVMNDADAAGYAEVHYGAANGHHGTIIMLTLGTGIGSAVVSNGVLVPNTELGHLVLASGTEAEKYASSAVFEREGLSYEEWAGRLQEIFSYIEMLFSPDLFIVGGGISKKHKKFLPLITTNAPIVPADLLNSAGIVGSALFAHQTLSS
- a CDS encoding fluoride efflux transporter FluC, with amino-acid sequence MNGLLVGLGGALGAGARYLLTVGAAHPPVVTLLINVFGALALGFITDVLPERARLFVGTGVLGGFTTYSALAVDTVQMLNESVLLGFAYAVFTVIAGIAAALLGRLVAQLIRGGH